The genomic window CGTTCGCTCGTGTCGAGGCGGAGACTTGGCTGCGCGAGGTGCAGAGCTACTTCGAAACGGTCGACTCATCGTTGAGGAGCGGGACGCCGAAGTAGGAATGCTGCTGGGAATTGTTGAAAATGATCGCGCCCTTGTGATGGCGCGCATCCGATAAAGCAGCAGCCAGTTCTCTACTGGCTTGCGGCGGCGTTAGCAGCTCGGCTGCTTTTGTGCCTTTGAAGCGAGACGAGCTTTAAGAAGGGCCGCGAATGGGTCGGGAGGCTCCGCCTTCCATCCTTGGTGCACATTGTCCAAACCGCGAACGACGAGGTAGACCGCCGCGGTGATAAATGCAAGGAGAAATGCGCCGCTGAGAAGATTGCCGCTGCTGCCGCCTCTCACCTGAAACCACGCCACAAATAAGCCGGCGCCGACCTCGCTGATGCCATAAAGACATCGTAGGCGCAATCGAAAGAGAAATGCCGTCCCGCCGAGCAACAGGGTTGCAGGCACTGAAAGCCATAGCACCAATAGCTCGCTAGTTTGAGGCGCGCGCGCCCATTCGTACAGCATTGTGATTCCCGCGGTAGACGTCGCGAGTGCGCCTGCTATGGGCGCAGCAATCATCCAGGCGGCAAACGGAAACATGGCGATGTTTCCCCATTCAGGGGAGTACTTCGTATTTGCTCTGACTGATACATACAACTCAGTCGCAAGTGCCATGGCCAGCAACAGCATGAATAAAGCCCAGAAGGCTATCGCGGTGCCTGCTAGAACTTTAAGCGGAACAAATTCAAGCCACACCGACAGACCAAAGGCTGCACCTCCGAGAAGCAAGAGTGCCGTTTGGAATGGTGTTGCCGGCGTGTTTTCAGCGGTCATACGAGGGTTGGGTGAGTGCTTGTTTCGCGCTGAAGTATCGGTACGCTCAGGCGCAAATGCGTTCACATCGAATCTCAATGAGGCCGATGTCTTCGTAGACGGTCTTCCCTGACTTCAGGCACACGACGGTCGCCGGGTGTCACCTTGTAGCCGCCGGGCGCCAGCGGCAGTTCGCGGTCTTCATACGCCTGGCTGCCCAACCACGATGGCATCCGAAGAACGGTGGCGGGTTCGGTAAAAAATTCAGTTTGGCTCATGGTTCATTGTCGCTGCAGACCTCAGCATCTCATCCGAAACTGCGGCGGGCAGATCGCGAACTTCGCAGTACCAGACCTGATAGCACTCGCCCGCCAACCTGTTCGGTCCCCGCAAAGCTGATGGGGCCAAAGGTGCAGGCGACCAGTTCGGGGCGCCAGAGGATGCCCGATGGAGGAGTCAAGTCGCCTGTCGTGAGTGTCATAGGCCAAGTTGCATTCGCCCCTCTACCCGACGACCATCCGCTGATGAGTCGGATGCACAAGCCCGAACCGAAACTTCCACCCGATCAGCAGACAAGCGCAGCATCATGCCGCTCGAGGCGCACGACCTTCGACCGCTGGCTGGCCTGCACGGTCGAAGAAGCAAAAGAGATGCTGAAGGTGCTACCGGCTGAGCTGTTCGATGCTGGGCCGATAACTCAATGACTTGGCCTCGGCTGAGACCTCCGTTCTAATACCACGAGCACACTCGTTTCGACAGATGGAAGACATGCGATAAGTCGGCAACAAAATGTGTACGATGCGGCGAGAACTGGAGGAGTAAAGTGTTCTCAATCGCACCGTACTACGTCGAAATCGTAGATGATAAGAAGCAGCCAATCGACGTTTGGAATATTCAGAAGAACGTCAACTTACGGGGCGTTGTGGAGCAGTTTCTAGCATCAGTGGTTGACCAGCCTCTCGTGCGAGAAACGCACCAGGCGAAGAAGACGTATGTGCTGCGTAAATTGTTCACAGGCTCACCTCGAACTGTCGGTGGTAGATACCAGACGGGCCACTACGGCTTCGAATCAGACATTTGGGACACCGTAAAAAAGGCATCGGCTCATAAGCGCACGAAAGTGCAGGCCGACATGCTTCCCTTCCTCTTCAATTTCTATTTTCCAAAGAGCACGAATGCGGCGCAGCAAAAGCGCGGGTTGCTGCTCTTGGGGCGCTTCAATACCATGGGCATTAGAAGCATGATCATGCCGGAACTGAAAAAGTATGTTGCAGCTGCGCATCCTGGCTTGGAACTGCGAGTGGATAAGGTAGCCCCCACAGCCGTCGTCACTACCTTGTTAAATCAAGGTCAGGTCAAAAAAATCAGGCTAGTAAAGAAATCATTGCCAAGTGACTTTGCGAGTGTCTTGGGTAACGCGGATAAGCCTGAGTTTTTGGATCTTGAATACGTATTTCGACTTAAGCGGAATTCATTTTTTACAGATGTTGATTGGATTAAAAAGTTGGTCGCGGGTAAGATTCAAACTAAGGATATATTTACAATTTCTCCCGACAATCAGCCTGACAACATTAAAGTTGAAATCGTTCACGGCTCTAAAACGCGAGTCATCGATCTAGGCAATCGCGGAAAAGTATCGCCAAATATTGATATCACTGACGACGTTAGAGTGGATGCGACGGGACATCCGGACCCTGAGTCTTGGCTGGAACAAGCAGATGACCTGGCTTCAGAAATTCTTAGTTCGTGGGGGCTATCAACAACGTTCTCGACAAAGGTGTAGAGCATGATCCAAAAAATGAACCCTTGGTTCCTGGTTCGCGAACACTTTTCGACATTTTATGATTATGGTACTGGGAAGAAATCGCCGGCGGAATATGCATTTCAAATCGGATTTCCGGCTGTTGCTGCAATTTTGCAGCTAAGGCTTTTTGCCGTTTCGGCTGATGTTGTTTCGATCGTGGTTTCTGCTGCATCTATTGTGGCGGGATTAATGTTGAATCTTTTGGTGTTGGTTTACACGCTCGTATTCAATAATAGAGAGTCGCATGATCTCTATAGTAATTTTGTTGACTTCAAGCGTCTATGTCGAGAGACGCTTTCCACTATTGCATACAGCGTGTTGCTATGCATTATCTTGGTCGTCACGGCATTCTTTGCCTTGACCGACGGGTGGATTGGCACGATTGGACGGTTTTGCATGGTCTATGCCGGTGTGTCGGTGCTGCTCTGTTTGTTGATCGTGTTGCGCCGATCTTATTTGCTGATTAATTTTGAGTTGATACGTAATCCGGCTACTGCGCCCTGATCCTGACTCCTGAGTGCGCCAGTCACAACTCGGAAGTCGGCGCGGTGGAAATGACTTTGGGTTTGTTGATGCCCAATTCTCAAGCCATGGCCAAGCCGCGTATTTGACGCCCCGCTGGCGCATGTGGGTGTACCGACGCAGTGAGTTCCAGGAGCGATGGCCAAAGAGCTGGCCACGTTGGGAATGTTCCAGCCTAGTTCGAATAAGCGGCTGATGCCGTCGTGACGCAGGTCGTGGAAATGAGGGTCATCGATGCCCAGCAGGGCGCAGGCGTTCGTGAAAGAACTGCTGACGGAATCGCCGTGGTGCGGAAAAATTCGCCCCTTTTGCTCGGTTGACTTGCGACGATTCAAGATGATCGCCAGTGCCTCCTGTGTGAGCGCGTAGCGGACGTCGTTGCCTTCCTTCTCGCCGGGGTGCTTCATGTCACGCACCCAAATTTCCGAGTGGTCCTCGTCCAAGTCTTCAAAGCTCTGCCGGGTGATTTCGTCTTGGCGTCGCGCGCTGAAGATCGCGTAGCAGATGATTTCCTGCATCGGGATGGCATTCTTGCGTTTCACTCGCCAGAAATGCTTCATGAGCTTGTCCAACTCTTCCAGCGTAGGGCGCCTGTCGCGCGCCTTTGATCTTGACGACAGGCCGAGTGATTTGCACACCTTGCACGCGTCGTCGATCACCTGGAGGTCGAGCGGATAGCCCCACGCCGGCCGAGCCAGCCCATAGACCGTGGCGACGTGAGACTGGGAGTTGCCAACAGTCTGAGGCTGTACTTTCATGGTTTGGCGAACTGCACCCAGTCGGCGCTGGTTATTGTGGAGCCGCGCCGCTTGGCCAGGCTTGTGCGGCCGCTGTGTTGAGCACCTGCGCCTTGGTCTTTCCGATCTCCTTCCGGGACTCGGCGACGTATTTTTCAATGGCTTTGGCAAAAGTCGGGTCGGGTGCCCGGAGTTTTTCGAGTGCGCTGGGCTTCGCTAACTCCGTCTCGCGGCCTTGAGCCAAAGCTGGGCAGCCTGTTCGCGGTCGAAGGTCTCCTTCTCGCTGTTCACGACGACGCGACCGTCCTTGATTCGGATTCGGGCCATGTGCGCTACGCTTCCGTCTGCGCTTGCGTTTCGTGATGGTTCCCAAAGGTGCCTTCCGGTGGTACATGCTTTTTTTGTGGCACGGAATGTGCCACTCGGACCGAAAAAATGGGCAAATGAGAAGAAATGACACCGAACGAGAATCGCATAAACACTGGGCTTGAGCCCGATTCCCCTCTGAAGGCCAGTTCTGCCAAGGCCATGCGCGTGTCCGTTGCGCCCATGATGGACTGGACCGACCGCCACTGTCGGTACTTCCATCGCCTGATGTCGCGCCACGCGCTGCTCTATACCGAAATGGTGACCACGGGCGCGCTGGTGCATGGCGACGTGCCCCGCCACCTGCGCTTCAACGCCGAAGAGCACCCGGTGGCCCTGCAGCTGGGCGGCAGCGAACCGGCCGACCTGGCGCATTGCGCGAAGCTGGGCGAAGAGTGGGGCTACGACGAGATCAACCTCAACTGCGGCTGCCCCAGCGAGCGCGTGCAGCGCGGAGCCTTCGGCGCCTGCCTGATGGCCGAGCCGCAACTGGTGGCCGACTGCGTGAAGGCAATGGTCGACGTGGTGAGCGTGCCGGTCACGGTCAAGCACCGCATCGGCATCGACAAGATCGAGAGCTACGAGTTCGTGCGCGACTTTGTCGGCACCGTGAGCGAGGCCGGCTGCGGCACGTTCATCGTTCATGCGCGCAATGCGTGGCTGAAGGGGCTGAGCCCGAAGCAGAACCGCGAGATTCCGCCGCTGCGCTATGAGCTGGTGCACCGGCTGAAGCATGACTTTCCGGCGTTGAGCTTTTCGATCAACGGCGGTATTTCGGCCAATGCCCAGGTGCATGAGCACTTGCGGCTGCTCGACGGCGTGATGGTGGGGCGTGAGGCCTATCACAACCCCTGGTGGCTGGCCGAATGGGATGCCGAGTTCTTCGGCGCCGGGCCGCAGCCGCTGACGCGTGAAGAGGTGGAGTCGCTCATGTGCGACTACATGGTTCGCGAGGCGGCGGAACACGGCACGCAGTGGTCGTCGATCGCGCGGCACATGCTGGGCTTGCGCAACGGCCTGCCCGGCGCGCGCCGCTGGCGTCAGGTCTGGAGCGACCACCGGCTCAAGACGCGCTCGCCGCACGAGGTGATGGCGCTGGCGCATGAGCCCGTGGCGCAGGTTGCCTAGCTGAGGCGTGCCTAGCTGAAGCGTGCCTTGAGTGAAGCGGGCACTGCGGCGCGAAGCCGCTTGCGGCAAGGGATTCGCCGCCCAGCAACGGTGAGTGTTCCAAAATGATAATGATTGACTGAGGACTGAAACTTTTCAACTTTTCTGCTAAAGAATCAAGAAACGCTAATAAATAAGGGGTTTCGATTCATGAATGAAGCGGGGAGCAAAGAAGAAGTCAGCGCATTGGGCCGGGGTCTGGCCCTGCTCAAGGTCATCGGGATGTCGGCATCGCCGATGAGCAATCGGGAACTGGCCGACACCACGGGCCTTCCCAAGGCGACGGTATCGCGCCTTACGGCCACGTTGGTGAACGCGGGGTATCTGCGGCAGTCGCAGGACAGCGAGCGCTTCAGCCTGGGCCCGGCGCTGCTCGACATGAGCAGCCGCTATCTCCGTCATTTCGACCTGCGCACGGTGGCCAGGCCGCACCTGGCGGAGTTGTCCGAATTTGCGGGCGCCAGCGTCCATGTGGCGGTGCGCGACGATCTCGACATGCTCGTCATCGATTCACTGCGCCCGCGCTCGGCGCTGATCAGCTCGCGGCTGGACGTCGGCACCCGCATGAGCATCGTCACCTCGGCCGCGGGCCGTGCTTCCCTTGCGGCATTGCCCGAGGCCGAGCGGGCGGCGGTGCTCGAGAAGATCCAGCAGGAAAGCGGCGAAAGCTGGGCCTCCATCGAACCCCGCCTGATGGCCGGGCTCGACGAATACGCCCGCCTGGGCTACTGCAGCTCGTTCGGCGAATGGCATCCGCACATTCATGCGCTTGGCTTTGCGCTGCAAGGGCCGCATGGTGAACGCTATGGCGTGAGCTGCGGCGGCCCCGCCTACCTGCTGCCGAAAGACATGATGCTCTCGCGCGTTGCGCCGCGCCTGCTCGAGGCTGCCAGCCGCATCTCGGCCGAAACCGGCGTCATCGGCCCGGACTGATCGGCCCGCGGCGCCTGGGCGGGGCCTAGACCGCCGCTTCCAGGCCGTTCTTGAAGTGCTCGCGCATGCGCGCCATGGCCGCGGTGGCGTCGCGCGCCTCGATGGCCGCCATCATCGAGCGGTGCTCCGCCAGCGATTCGGCGATGCGGCCTTCCTTGAGCAGTGAGTTGTGGCGGTTGAGCTTCATCACCTTGCGCAGGTCGGCCACCATCTGGTCGCGCCACTTGTTGTTGGCAATGGCCAAAAGGCGCATGTGAAAGCGCTCGTTCAGCGCGAAGAAGTGCTCTCGGTTTTCCTTGCCTGGCGCGCCGGCGGCCTCCAGCTCGGCGTGCAGCGCCTTCAGTTCCGCGCGCTGGGCGTCGGTCGCGCGCTCGGCCACCACGCCGGCCGCGTCGCTCTCCAGCAGGGAGAGCAGGTGATACACGTCCGCCAGGTCTTGCTCCGACACCTCGGTCACGTAGGCGCCGCGCCGCACCTTCATGGTGACCAGGCCTTCGGCCGCCAGCACCTTCAGGGCTTCGCGCAGCGGGGTGCGGCTGATGCCGTATTCCTCGGCCAGCTTGAGTTCGTCGATCCAGCTGCCGGGCTCGAGCTCGCGGCGGAAGATCCGCTGGCGCAGCAGCTCGGCCACCTCTTCATAGAGGGCGCGCGGGGTAAGGGTGACGGCGGACATGGGCCGGACTGTACCGCAAAAACGTGTTTGAATTAATAATTATGGATAGGTTAGACTCGCTGCGGCTTGCAAATTCCTTGCAGGCGAATTTGCGACTACCCTGCAAGACACTGCAAAACGGCCCCTCATGAGCAGCACACCCGAACCCACCTTCAAGCCTGCCAACATCGACGACTGGGCCAAGGCCGCCGCCAAGTCGGCGCCGGGTGGCGACCTGAATGCGCTCAACTGGCTAACGCCCGACGGCATTACGGTGAAGCCGCTGTATACCGCCGCCGACCTGCACGGGCTCAAGTACACCGACACGCTCCCGGGCTTCGAGCCCTACCTGCGCGGCCCGCAGGCCACCATGTACGCGGTGCGCCCATGGACCATTCGGCAGTACGCGGGCTTCTCGACCGCTGAAGAATCGAACGCTTTCTACCGCAAGGCACTGGCGGCGGGCGGGCAGGGCGTGAGCGTGGCTTTCGACCTGGCCACCCACCGCGGCTACGACAGCGACCATCCGCGCGTGACGGGCGACGTGGGCAAGGCCGGCGTGGCCATTGATTCGGTCGAGGACATGAAGATCCTGTTCGACCAGATCCCGCTCGACAAGGTCTCTGTGTCCATGACGATGAACGGCGCCGTGCTGCCGGTGCTGGCGGGCTACGTGGTTGCGGCCGAAGAGCAGGGCGTGGCGCAAGACCAGCTGAGCGGAACCATCCAGAACGACATCCTCAAGGAGTTCATGGTCCGCAACACCTACATCTTTCCGCCCGCGCCGAGCATGCGGATCATCGGCGACATCATCGAGTACACGGCGCAGAAGATGCCCAAGTTCAACTCGATCTCGATCAGCGGCTATCACATGCAGGAAGCCGGCGCCAACCAGGCGCTGGAGCTGGCCTTCACGCTGGCCGACGGCAAGGAATACGTGAAGACAGCGCTGGCCAAGGGCCTCGATGTCGACGGCTTTGCCGGCCGCCTGAGCTTCTTCTGGGCCATTGGCATGAACTTCTACCTCGAAGTGGCCAAGATGCGCGCGGCGCGCCTCTTGTGGTGCCGCATCATGAAGGAGTTCAACCCCAAGAACCCCAAGAGCCTGATGCTGCGCACCCACTGCCAGACCTCGGGCTGGTCGCTCACCGAGCAAGACCCCTACAACAACGTGGTGCGCACCACCATCGAGGCCATGGCCGCGGTGTTCGGCGGCACGCAAAGCCTGCACACCAACGCGCTCGACGAAGCCATTGCGCTGCCCACCGAGTTCAGCGCGCGCATCGCACGCAACACGCAGCTCATCATCCAGGAAGAAACGCACATCACCAACGTGATCGACCCCTGGGCCGGCAGCTACATGATGGAGAAGCTCACGCAGGACATGGCCGATGCCGCCTGGGCCATCATCGAAGAGGTCGAGGCGATGGGCGGCATGACCAAGGCGGTGGACAGCGGTTGGGCCAAGCTCAAGATCGAAGCGGCCGCCGCCGAGAAGCAGGCACGCATCGATTCGGGCAAGGACGTGATCGTGGGCGTCAACAAGTACAAGCTCAAGAACGAAGACGCAATCGACAGCCTCTCGATCGACAACGTGAAGGTGCGCGAGCAGCAGGTGGCGCGGCTTACGATGCTCCGCTCTTCGCGCGATAGCGCCAAGGTGCAGGCTGCGCTGGATGCGCTGACCGAGGCCGCCGAGAACGGCACCGGCAACCTGCTCGCTCTCAGCATCGACGCGGTGCGCCTGCGCGCCACGGTGGGCGAGATTTCCGACGCGCTTGAAAAATCATTCGGCCGCCATCGGGCCGACACGCAAAAGGTGACCGGTGTGTACGCTGCTGCCTATGACTCCGCCGAGGGCTGGGAA from Variovorax paradoxus includes these protein-coding regions:
- a CDS encoding tyrosine-type recombinase/integrase, whose protein sequence is MKVQPQTVGNSQSHVATVYGLARPAWGYPLDLQVIDDACKVCKSLGLSSRSKARDRRPTLEELDKLMKHFWRVKRKNAIPMQEIICYAIFSARRQDEITRQSFEDLDEDHSEIWVRDMKHPGEKEGNDVRYALTQEALAIILNRRKSTEQKGRIFPHHGDSVSSSFTNACALLGIDDPHFHDLRHDGISRLFELGWNIPNVASSLAIAPGTHCVGTPTCASGASNTRLGHGLRIGHQQTQSHFHRADFRVVTGALRSQDQGAVAGLRINSKLISK
- a CDS encoding IclR family transcriptional regulator gives rise to the protein MNEAGSKEEVSALGRGLALLKVIGMSASPMSNRELADTTGLPKATVSRLTATLVNAGYLRQSQDSERFSLGPALLDMSSRYLRHFDLRTVARPHLAELSEFAGASVHVAVRDDLDMLVIDSLRPRSALISSRLDVGTRMSIVTSAAGRASLAALPEAERAAVLEKIQQESGESWASIEPRLMAGLDEYARLGYCSSFGEWHPHIHALGFALQGPHGERYGVSCGGPAYLLPKDMMLSRVAPRLLEAASRISAETGVIGPD
- a CDS encoding GntR family transcriptional regulator; amino-acid sequence: MSAVTLTPRALYEEVAELLRQRIFRRELEPGSWIDELKLAEEYGISRTPLREALKVLAAEGLVTMKVRRGAYVTEVSEQDLADVYHLLSLLESDAAGVVAERATDAQRAELKALHAELEAAGAPGKENREHFFALNERFHMRLLAIANNKWRDQMVADLRKVMKLNRHNSLLKEGRIAESLAEHRSMMAAIEARDATAAMARMREHFKNGLEAAV
- the scpA gene encoding methylmalonyl-CoA mutase — its product is MSSTPEPTFKPANIDDWAKAAAKSAPGGDLNALNWLTPDGITVKPLYTAADLHGLKYTDTLPGFEPYLRGPQATMYAVRPWTIRQYAGFSTAEESNAFYRKALAAGGQGVSVAFDLATHRGYDSDHPRVTGDVGKAGVAIDSVEDMKILFDQIPLDKVSVSMTMNGAVLPVLAGYVVAAEEQGVAQDQLSGTIQNDILKEFMVRNTYIFPPAPSMRIIGDIIEYTAQKMPKFNSISISGYHMQEAGANQALELAFTLADGKEYVKTALAKGLDVDGFAGRLSFFWAIGMNFYLEVAKMRAARLLWCRIMKEFNPKNPKSLMLRTHCQTSGWSLTEQDPYNNVVRTTIEAMAAVFGGTQSLHTNALDEAIALPTEFSARIARNTQLIIQEETHITNVIDPWAGSYMMEKLTQDMADAAWAIIEEVEAMGGMTKAVDSGWAKLKIEAAAAEKQARIDSGKDVIVGVNKYKLKNEDAIDSLSIDNVKVREQQVARLTMLRSSRDSAKVQAALDALTEAAENGTGNLLALSIDAVRLRATVGEISDALEKSFGRHRADTQKVTGVYAAAYDSAEGWEALKTEINAFAEEQGRRPRVMISKLGQDGHDRGAKVVATAFADLGFDVDMGPLFQTPEECARQAIENDVHAVGVSTLAAGHKTLVPAIINELKKQGADDIIVFVGGVIPRQDYDFLYEAGVKGIYGPGTPIPASAKDVLEQIRAAVSA
- the dusA gene encoding tRNA dihydrouridine(20/20a) synthase DusA, which translates into the protein MRVSVAPMMDWTDRHCRYFHRLMSRHALLYTEMVTTGALVHGDVPRHLRFNAEEHPVALQLGGSEPADLAHCAKLGEEWGYDEINLNCGCPSERVQRGAFGACLMAEPQLVADCVKAMVDVVSVPVTVKHRIGIDKIESYEFVRDFVGTVSEAGCGTFIVHARNAWLKGLSPKQNREIPPLRYELVHRLKHDFPALSFSINGGISANAQVHEHLRLLDGVMVGREAYHNPWWLAEWDAEFFGAGPQPLTREEVESLMCDYMVREAAEHGTQWSSIARHMLGLRNGLPGARRWRQVWSDHRLKTRSPHEVMALAHEPVAQVA